In a genomic window of Streptomyces katrae:
- a CDS encoding ABC transporter permease, translating into MIRRLGQMVVVLFGATVILFCCLFVLPGDPVGSLGGDKARDPAVVEALRERYGLNDPLPVQYGNFVKNLAQGDLGEDYTQRRPVTEVLQPKLVNTAELALAAIVLDIAIGLLAGLIAALFRYSFWDVLITLLTTMAVGFPSFVIGMVLQKVFVVQVKWFPLISDGTMKSLILPAFTLAILDAALVARLMRGTMLEVLRADYVKTAVAKGLPRRTVLVKHVMRNSIIPVVTYLGISFGSLLGGALITEAIFNWDGIGLALVQAVQQQNNPIIIGVVTFGVAVFVLLNLIVDLLYAVLDPRIRLA; encoded by the coding sequence GTGATCCGGCGGCTCGGACAGATGGTTGTCGTTCTCTTCGGTGCGACGGTTATTCTCTTCTGCTGTCTTTTCGTGCTCCCCGGCGACCCTGTGGGCTCGCTCGGTGGTGACAAGGCCCGTGACCCGGCCGTGGTCGAGGCGCTCCGCGAGCGCTACGGCCTCAACGACCCGCTGCCCGTGCAGTACGGGAACTTCGTCAAGAACCTCGCGCAGGGCGACCTGGGTGAGGACTACACCCAGCGCCGGCCGGTGACCGAGGTCCTCCAGCCGAAGCTGGTGAACACCGCGGAGCTCGCTCTGGCGGCCATCGTCCTGGACATCGCGATCGGCCTGCTGGCGGGTCTGATCGCCGCGCTCTTCAGATACTCGTTCTGGGACGTGTTGATCACGCTCCTGACCACCATGGCCGTCGGCTTCCCGTCCTTCGTGATCGGCATGGTGCTCCAGAAGGTCTTCGTGGTCCAGGTCAAATGGTTCCCGCTGATCTCCGACGGCACGATGAAGTCGCTGATCCTGCCTGCCTTCACGCTGGCGATCCTCGACGCCGCCCTCGTGGCGCGGCTCATGCGCGGCACCATGCTCGAGGTGCTGCGGGCCGACTACGTCAAGACGGCCGTCGCCAAGGGCCTGCCCCGGCGGACCGTGCTCGTCAAGCACGTCATGCGCAACTCGATCATCCCGGTCGTCACGTACCTGGGTATCTCCTTCGGCTCGCTGCTCGGTGGCGCCCTGATCACCGAGGCCATCTTCAACTGGGACGGCATCGGTCTCGCCCTGGTGCAGGCGGTCCAGCAGCAGAACAACCCGATCATCATCGGCGTGGTGACCTTCGGCGTCGCCGTGTTCGTTCTGCTCAACCTCATCGTCGACCTCTTGTACGCGGTCCTCGACCCGCGCATCCGTCTCGCCTGA
- a CDS encoding peptide ABC transporter substrate-binding protein translates to MRGATHAQWAACAVAVALAATACGGGSDSGGGGGAAGIVSSSWGDPQNPLEPANTNEVQGGKVLDMLFRGLKRYDAKTGEARNMVAEKIETTDSQNFTITLKDGWKFSNDEPVTAQSFVDAWNYAADVRNKQNNATFFAGIRGYDDVHPASGEPKAKTMSGLVVKDPKTFTVALKSKFSTWPETLGYQAFSPLPKAFFTDHSGWLNKPVGNGPYTVDSYTKGTGMKLRKWDGYPGEDKAQNGGVDLKVYTDNNTAYTDLISGNLDLVDDVPAQQLKNVKNDLGDRYINQPALILQTLTFPLYDPQWSKEGMDKVRRGISMAINRDEITEQIFRETRTPAKDWTSPALGDKGGFKSTLCGDACKFNPAEAKKLIQEAGGLPGGKMTLTSNVDTGSHRDWMEAVCNSVNNALGEGPVCTVNPIGTFADFRNQQSAFKLTGPFRSGWQADYPLIQNFLQPLYYTGASSNYGKFSSPDFDKLVDEANQESDTAKAIGKFQDAEKILAEQMPSIPLWYQNGSAGHSERISDVALNQFSVPVYNEIKVS, encoded by the coding sequence ATGCGCGGAGCCACCCACGCCCAGTGGGCCGCATGTGCGGTGGCCGTCGCCCTCGCGGCGACGGCCTGCGGCGGCGGGAGCGACAGCGGCGGCGGTGGCGGTGCGGCGGGGATCGTCAGCTCCTCCTGGGGCGACCCGCAGAACCCGCTGGAGCCGGCCAACACCAACGAGGTGCAGGGCGGCAAGGTCCTCGACATGCTCTTCCGCGGCCTCAAGCGCTACGACGCCAAGACGGGCGAGGCCCGCAACATGGTCGCCGAGAAGATCGAGACCACCGACAGCCAGAACTTCACCATCACCCTGAAGGACGGCTGGAAGTTCAGCAACGACGAACCGGTCACCGCCCAGTCCTTCGTCGACGCCTGGAACTACGCGGCGGACGTGCGCAACAAGCAGAACAACGCCACCTTCTTCGCAGGCATCCGCGGCTACGACGACGTGCACCCCGCCTCCGGGGAGCCCAAGGCCAAGACCATGTCCGGGCTGGTGGTCAAGGACCCCAAGACCTTCACCGTCGCCCTGAAGTCGAAGTTCTCCACCTGGCCCGAGACCCTCGGCTACCAGGCCTTCTCCCCGCTGCCCAAGGCCTTCTTCACCGACCACTCCGGCTGGCTGAACAAGCCGGTCGGCAACGGCCCGTACACGGTGGACTCGTACACCAAGGGCACCGGCATGAAGCTGCGCAAGTGGGACGGCTACCCCGGCGAGGACAAGGCGCAGAACGGCGGCGTGGACCTCAAGGTCTACACGGACAACAACACCGCCTACACCGACCTGATCTCCGGCAACCTCGACCTCGTGGACGACGTCCCCGCGCAGCAGCTGAAGAACGTCAAGAACGACCTCGGCGACCGCTACATCAACCAGCCGGCCCTCATCCTCCAGACCCTCACCTTCCCGCTCTACGACCCGCAGTGGAGCAAGGAGGGCATGGACAAGGTCCGCCGCGGCATCTCCATGGCGATCAACCGCGACGAGATCACCGAGCAGATCTTCCGCGAGACCCGCACCCCGGCCAAGGACTGGACCTCGCCCGCCCTCGGCGACAAGGGCGGCTTCAAGTCCACGCTCTGCGGCGACGCCTGCAAGTTCAACCCCGCCGAGGCCAAGAAGCTCATCCAGGAGGCCGGCGGCCTGCCCGGCGGCAAGATGACCCTCACCTCGAACGTGGACACCGGCTCCCACCGCGACTGGATGGAGGCCGTCTGCAACAGCGTCAACAACGCCCTGGGCGAGGGCCCCGTCTGCACCGTCAACCCCATCGGCACCTTCGCCGACTTCCGCAACCAGCAGAGCGCCTTCAAGCTGACCGGCCCCTTCCGCTCCGGCTGGCAGGCCGACTACCCGCTCATCCAGAACTTCCTCCAGCCGCTCTACTACACCGGCGCCTCCTCCAACTACGGCAAGTTCAGCAGCCCGGACTTCGACAAGCTCGTCGACGAGGCCAACCAGGAGAGCGACACCGCCAAGGCCATCGGCAAGTTCCAGGACGCCGAGAAGATCCTCGCCGAGCAGATGCCCTCCATCCCCCTCTGGTACCAGAACGGCAGCGCCGGGCACTCCGAACGGATCTCCGACGTCGCCCTGAACCAGTTCAGCGTCCCCGTCTACAACGAGATCAAGGTCAGCTGA
- a CDS encoding peptide ABC transporter substrate-binding protein has translation MRGATRARWAAGTVVLAMAMTACGGGDDPSAEGRMGGHITVRLSEPQHGLVGQNTGESEGAEVLHALFTGLVAYDNKTSEPKLAVAESIESTDSKTWTIKLKDGYTFHNGEKVDAQSFVRAWNWGANQENDAEAMGFFSKIEGSDELAPGKGKTPTAKELKGLKIVDSKTFVVTLKAPFSQFKNMLGYNAFYPLPKAFEADPQKFGEAPIGNGPFQMDGTWEHNKQIKIKKYAKYPSDGRAKLDGVTFKIYDNLDAAYGDLKAGKLQIVDKLPVTALPTVSQEFGERYIYKPEASIGYIGLPLEADPEAFGKPDVRKAISMAIDRDAIAKSIFNGTRKPADDFISPIVPGYRKGALGEAGLFNPVKARELFQRAGGIPGNKMELGYEADSDNREWIEAVAAQLKTNLGIEVTPKPFPKAGDLLNALSAQRFEGAFRTGWAMDYPAAEDYLRPVFSKEAIANGSNFGHYKSEEFEAALAAADRSTDPADSLKLYQKADDIVIRDLPYIPVFTYMSAAAYAKNVTHVEVDAQGRMDLANVQLT, from the coding sequence ATGCGTGGAGCAACGCGCGCCCGATGGGCCGCCGGCACCGTCGTGCTGGCGATGGCCATGACGGCTTGCGGCGGCGGGGACGACCCGTCCGCCGAGGGCCGGATGGGCGGCCACATCACCGTGCGGCTGAGCGAGCCGCAGCACGGCCTGGTGGGCCAGAACACCGGCGAGTCCGAGGGCGCCGAGGTGCTGCACGCGCTGTTCACCGGCCTGGTCGCGTACGACAACAAGACCAGCGAGCCGAAGCTCGCGGTCGCCGAGTCCATCGAGTCGACGGACTCCAAGACCTGGACGATCAAGCTCAAGGACGGCTACACCTTCCACAACGGCGAGAAGGTCGACGCGCAGTCCTTCGTGCGCGCCTGGAACTGGGGGGCCAACCAGGAGAACGACGCCGAGGCGATGGGCTTCTTCTCCAAGATCGAGGGCTCCGACGAGCTGGCCCCGGGCAAGGGGAAGACCCCCACCGCCAAGGAGCTCAAGGGTCTCAAGATCGTCGACAGCAAGACCTTCGTGGTCACGCTGAAGGCGCCCTTCTCCCAGTTCAAGAACATGCTGGGCTACAACGCCTTCTACCCGCTGCCCAAGGCCTTCGAGGCGGACCCGCAGAAGTTCGGCGAGGCGCCGATCGGCAACGGTCCGTTCCAGATGGACGGCACGTGGGAGCACAACAAGCAGATCAAGATCAAGAAGTACGCCAAGTACCCGAGCGACGGCCGCGCCAAGCTCGACGGCGTCACCTTCAAGATCTACGACAACCTCGACGCCGCCTACGGCGACCTCAAGGCGGGCAAGCTGCAGATAGTCGACAAGCTGCCGGTCACCGCACTGCCCACCGTCTCCCAGGAGTTCGGCGAGCGCTACATCTACAAGCCGGAAGCCTCCATCGGCTACATCGGCCTGCCGCTCGAAGCCGACCCCGAGGCCTTCGGCAAGCCCGACGTCCGCAAGGCGATCTCGATGGCCATCGACCGGGACGCCATCGCGAAGAGCATCTTCAACGGCACCCGCAAGCCGGCCGACGACTTCATCAGCCCCATCGTCCCCGGCTACCGCAAGGGCGCCCTGGGCGAGGCCGGCCTCTTCAACCCGGTCAAGGCCAGGGAACTGTTCCAGCGCGCCGGAGGCATCCCCGGCAACAAGATGGAACTCGGCTACGAGGCCGACAGCGACAACAGGGAGTGGATCGAGGCCGTCGCCGCCCAGCTGAAGACCAACCTGGGCATCGAGGTCACCCCCAAGCCCTTCCCGAAGGCCGGCGACCTGCTGAACGCGCTGAGCGCCCAGCGGTTCGAGGGAGCCTTCCGCACGGGCTGGGCCATGGACTACCCGGCGGCCGAGGACTACCTGCGCCCGGTGTTCTCCAAGGAGGCCATCGCCAACGGCTCCAACTTCGGGCACTACAAGAGCGAGGAGTTCGAGGCGGCCCTCGCCGCGGCCGACCGCTCCACCGATCCGGCCGACAGCCTCAAGCTGTACCAGAAGGCCGACGACATCGTCATCCGGGACCTCCCGTACATCCCGGTCTTCACCTACATGTCGGCCGCCGCCTACGCCAAGAACGTCACCCACGTCGAGGTCGACGCCCAGGGCCGCATGGACCTCGCCAACGTCCAGCTCACCTGA
- a CDS encoding ABC transporter permease, whose product MTELTKSTSVAGDATAPAQAANAEAEPAVARVTQWGEIRHRFLANKLAVVGLGLVLLLFLTAIFAPLIAPQDPLAQDLNNTLQEPGNGHLLGTDALGRDQFSRIIYGTRIAVEIGLASIFLACLIGIVIGALAGYFGRATDSVLMRIADVFFAFPLLIGAIVIIIAMGRGVMPVIISLAVFSWPTVSRLLRSSILSVREADYVLAARALGADTRRIILRHIIPNSIAAVMAYAAFSVGGAIVAEASLSFLGVGVSPEVPEWGNMLAAAKDFMGVKDFLWTYPSIAIVLTVLGFVFVGDGLRDALDPKLR is encoded by the coding sequence ATGACCGAGCTCACCAAGAGCACATCGGTGGCGGGGGACGCGACCGCACCGGCGCAGGCCGCGAACGCGGAGGCCGAACCGGCCGTCGCCCGCGTGACCCAGTGGGGCGAGATCCGCCACCGCTTCCTCGCGAACAAGCTGGCCGTCGTCGGCCTCGGCCTCGTCCTGCTGCTGTTCCTGACCGCGATCTTCGCTCCGCTGATCGCCCCGCAGGACCCGCTGGCCCAGGACCTGAACAACACCCTCCAGGAGCCGGGCAACGGTCACCTGCTGGGTACCGACGCCCTCGGCCGCGACCAGTTCTCCCGCATCATCTACGGCACCCGCATCGCCGTGGAGATCGGTCTCGCGTCGATCTTCCTGGCGTGCCTCATCGGCATCGTCATCGGCGCGCTGGCCGGCTACTTCGGCCGCGCCACCGACTCGGTGCTGATGCGCATCGCCGACGTCTTCTTCGCCTTCCCGCTGCTGATCGGCGCCATCGTCATCATCATCGCGATGGGCCGGGGCGTGATGCCGGTGATCATCTCGCTGGCCGTCTTCTCGTGGCCGACGGTCTCCCGTCTGCTGCGCAGCTCGATCCTGTCGGTCCGCGAGGCCGACTACGTGCTGGCCGCCCGCGCCCTGGGCGCGGACACCCGCCGGATCATCCTGCGGCACATCATCCCCAACTCCATCGCCGCCGTGATGGCCTACGCCGCGTTCAGCGTCGGCGGTGCCATCGTGGCCGAGGCCTCGCTGTCCTTCCTGGGCGTGGGCGTGAGCCCCGAGGTCCCGGAGTGGGGCAACATGCTCGCCGCCGCCAAGGACTTCATGGGGGTCAAGGACTTCCTGTGGACCTACCCCAGCATCGCGATCGTGCTGACGGTCCTTGGCTTCGTATTCGTCGGTGACGGGCTCCGCGACGCCCTCGACCCGAAGCTGCGCTAG
- a CDS encoding ABC transporter ATP-binding protein, with product MAEFDKKDDAVDATPGISEVEVVEAATETAAVAAIEAPVERGEPILQVRNLVKHFPLTQGILFKKQIGAVRAVDGISFDLHQGETLGIVGESGCGKSTVAKLLMLLETATSGEVFYKGQDITKLSGKALKAVRRNIQMVFQDPYTSLNPRMTVGDIIGEPFEIHPEVAPKGDRRRKVQELLDVVGLNPEYINRYPHQFSGGQRQRIGIARGLALQPEIIICDEPVSALDVSVQAQVINLMAKLQDEFNLSYIFIAHDLSIVRHISDRVGVMYLGKMAEIGTDAQIYDHPTHPYTQALLSAVPVPDPAAREGRERIILSGDVPSPANPPSGCRFRTRCWKAQDLCSTEVPLLAVPERFKGQDTEAAHESACHFAEEKTVLPV from the coding sequence ATGGCTGAGTTCGACAAGAAGGATGACGCCGTGGACGCCACCCCCGGTATCAGTGAGGTCGAGGTCGTCGAGGCGGCCACCGAGACGGCGGCCGTGGCCGCCATCGAGGCGCCCGTCGAGCGCGGCGAGCCGATCCTGCAGGTGCGCAACCTGGTCAAGCACTTCCCGCTGACCCAGGGCATCCTGTTCAAGAAGCAGATCGGCGCCGTCCGCGCGGTCGACGGGATCTCCTTCGACCTGCACCAGGGCGAGACGCTCGGCATCGTCGGCGAGTCCGGCTGCGGCAAGTCGACCGTCGCCAAGCTGCTGATGCTGCTGGAGACGGCGACGTCCGGCGAGGTCTTCTACAAGGGCCAGGACATCACGAAGCTGTCGGGCAAGGCCCTCAAGGCCGTGCGCCGCAACATCCAGATGGTGTTCCAGGACCCCTACACCTCGCTGAACCCGCGCATGACGGTCGGCGACATCATCGGCGAGCCCTTCGAGATCCACCCCGAGGTGGCTCCGAAGGGCGACCGGCGGCGCAAGGTCCAGGAGCTCCTGGACGTGGTCGGCCTGAACCCCGAGTACATCAACCGCTACCCGCACCAGTTCTCCGGCGGCCAGCGACAGCGCATCGGCATCGCCCGCGGCCTCGCGCTCCAGCCCGAGATCATCATCTGCGACGAGCCCGTCTCCGCGCTCGACGTGTCGGTGCAGGCGCAGGTCATCAACCTGATGGCGAAGCTGCAGGACGAGTTCAACCTGTCCTACATCTTCATCGCGCACGACCTCTCGATCGTCCGGCACATCTCGGACCGCGTGGGCGTGATGTACCTGGGCAAGATGGCGGAGATCGGCACCGACGCGCAGATCTACGACCACCCGACCCACCCGTACACCCAGGCGCTGCTCTCCGCGGTGCCGGTGCCGGACCCGGCGGCCCGCGAGGGCCGCGAGCGGATCATCCTGTCCGGTGACGTCCCGTCGCCGGCCAACCCGCCGTCGGGCTGCCGCTTCCGCACCCGCTGCTGGAAGGCCCAGGACCTGTGCTCCACCGAGGTGCCGCTGCTGGCGGTCCCGGAGCGCTTCAAGGGCCAGGACACCGAGGCGGCGCACGAGTCCGCGTGCCACTTCGCCGAGGAGAAGACGGTCCTGCCCGTCTGA
- a CDS encoding ABC transporter permease, which translates to MGRYVIRRLLQMIPVFIGSTFLIFFMVYALGDPVAALFGDKAPDPATVARIRKDLYLDRPLWEQYVHYMGQIFQGDFGTAFNGQKVTELMGTAFPVTLRLTCVAILIEILVGITLGVIGGLRRGKAADTSLLVATLVVISVPTFVTGYVLQFLFGVKWGWVRPTVSPDARFDELILPGLVLALVSLAYVTRLSRTSIAENVKADYVRTAVAKGLPRRRVITRHLLRNSLIPVVTFIGTDIGALMGGAIITERIFNIKGVGYQLYQGILRGNSPTVVGFVTILVIVFLVANLLVDLLYAVLDPRIRYA; encoded by the coding sequence ATGGGACGTTACGTGATCCGGCGGCTGCTCCAGATGATCCCCGTGTTCATCGGCAGCACCTTCCTGATCTTCTTCATGGTCTACGCACTGGGAGACCCGGTGGCGGCCCTCTTCGGGGACAAGGCCCCCGACCCCGCCACCGTCGCCCGCATCCGCAAGGACCTCTACCTCGACCGGCCCCTGTGGGAGCAGTACGTCCACTACATGGGGCAGATCTTCCAGGGCGACTTCGGCACGGCCTTCAACGGCCAGAAGGTCACCGAGCTGATGGGCACCGCCTTCCCCGTCACCCTCCGGCTGACCTGCGTCGCGATCCTCATCGAGATCCTCGTCGGCATCACCCTCGGCGTGATCGGCGGACTGCGCCGGGGCAAGGCCGCCGACACCAGCCTGCTGGTGGCCACCCTCGTCGTCATCTCCGTGCCCACCTTCGTCACCGGGTACGTGCTCCAGTTCCTCTTCGGCGTCAAATGGGGCTGGGTCCGGCCCACCGTCTCCCCGGACGCCCGCTTCGACGAGCTGATCCTGCCCGGCCTCGTCCTCGCCCTGGTCTCCCTCGCCTACGTCACCCGGCTCTCGCGGACCTCCATCGCCGAGAACGTCAAGGCCGACTACGTCCGCACCGCCGTCGCCAAGGGACTGCCGCGCCGCCGGGTCATCACCCGCCACCTGCTGCGCAACTCCCTCATCCCGGTGGTCACCTTCATCGGCACCGACATCGGCGCCCTGATGGGCGGGGCCATCATCACCGAGCGGATCTTCAACATCAAGGGCGTCGGCTACCAGCTCTACCAGGGCATCCTGCGCGGCAACTCGCCCACCGTCGTGGGCTTCGTGACCATCCTCGTCATCGTCTTCCTGGTGGCGAACCTGCTCGTCGACCTGCTCTACGCGGTCCTGGACCCGAGGATCCGCTATGCCTGA
- a CDS encoding GNAT family N-acetyltransferase: MATDTLTVRPAGPGDARDICALLNAVDLVEIGRPETDLGTVEADLNHPDVDLATDSWLAFQGGRLVAYALVWADSGPGRIDGDHYVLPGHDRAALALLRRMEDRARRMASGTGRGARLRLQLNVRPTLDLTLLTGRGYRSVRRYQVMTRALGPAADLPPEPPAGLVLRDCAADEADRRRAHALVEETFAAHFGHVGRDYEAWLDHVDGRRLDWSLVWIASLPGQGDAAVLFSRDDRTSMGWISHIGVREEVRGRGVGAFLLRHAFAAFAARGRDTLGLGVDTLNESGALALYEAHGMTLHYAVDTWDLPLHPQG; the protein is encoded by the coding sequence ATGGCCACCGACACGCTGACCGTCCGCCCGGCCGGCCCCGGGGACGCCCGGGACATCTGCGCCCTGCTCAACGCCGTCGACCTCGTGGAGATCGGCCGGCCCGAAACCGACCTCGGCACCGTCGAGGCCGACCTCAACCACCCCGACGTCGACCTCGCCACCGACTCCTGGCTCGCCTTCCAAGGCGGCCGCCTCGTCGCCTACGCCCTCGTCTGGGCCGACTCCGGACCCGGCCGGATCGACGGCGACCACTACGTCCTGCCCGGCCACGACCGGGCCGCACTGGCGCTGCTGCGCCGGATGGAGGACCGGGCCCGCCGGATGGCCTCCGGCACCGGACGCGGCGCCCGGCTCCGCCTCCAGCTCAACGTCCGCCCCACCCTCGACCTCACCCTCCTCACCGGCCGCGGCTACCGCAGCGTCCGCCGCTACCAGGTGATGACCCGCGCCCTCGGCCCGGCCGCCGACCTGCCGCCCGAGCCGCCCGCCGGCCTCGTGCTGCGCGACTGCGCCGCCGACGAGGCCGACCGCCGCCGCGCCCACGCCCTGGTCGAGGAGACCTTCGCCGCCCACTTCGGACACGTGGGGCGCGACTACGAGGCCTGGCTGGACCACGTCGACGGACGCCGCCTCGACTGGTCCCTGGTGTGGATCGCGAGCCTGCCCGGACAGGGCGACGCGGCCGTCCTCTTCTCCCGCGACGACCGCACCAGCATGGGCTGGATCAGCCACATCGGCGTACGCGAGGAGGTCCGCGGCCGGGGCGTCGGCGCCTTCCTGCTGCGCCACGCCTTCGCCGCCTTCGCCGCCCGCGGCCGCGACACCCTGGGCCTGGGCGTGGACACCCTCAACGAGAGCGGAGCCCTGGCCCTCTACGAGGCGCACGGCATGACCCTGCACTACGCCGTCGACACCTGGGACCTGCCTTTGCACCCCCAGGGGTGA
- a CDS encoding ABC transporter ATP-binding protein: protein MTASSITADESRPKGGDTEVPVLEVRDLHVEFATREGVVKAVNGVNYSVSSGETLAVLGESGSGKSVTAQAIMGILDSPPGRVAKGEILFRGEDILKLPENERRKLRGPKMAMIFQDALSALNPVFSVGNQLGEMFRVHQGMSKKDATVKAIELMDRVKIPAAKSRVNDYPHQFSGGMRQRIMIAMALALEPDLIIADEPTTALDVTVQAQVMDLLADLQREYNMGLILITHDLGVVADVADKIAVMYAGRIVEQAPVHELYKRPAHPYTRGLLDSIPRLDQKGQELYAIKGLPPNLLKAPSGCAFNPRCPKAQDICRTEMPPLLQVTEQDGTELAGRASACHFREEQLHG, encoded by the coding sequence ATGACTGCTTCAAGCATCACCGCAGACGAGTCCCGCCCCAAGGGCGGCGACACCGAGGTGCCCGTTCTCGAAGTGCGCGACCTGCACGTCGAGTTCGCGACCCGTGAAGGCGTCGTCAAGGCCGTCAACGGCGTGAACTACAGCGTCTCCTCCGGCGAGACCCTGGCCGTGCTCGGCGAGTCCGGCTCCGGCAAGTCCGTGACCGCGCAGGCGATCATGGGCATCCTCGACTCGCCCCCCGGGCGGGTCGCCAAGGGCGAGATCCTCTTCCGCGGCGAGGACATCCTCAAGCTGCCGGAGAACGAGCGGCGCAAGCTGCGCGGCCCGAAGATGGCGATGATCTTCCAGGACGCCCTGTCCGCCCTGAACCCGGTGTTCTCCGTCGGCAACCAGCTGGGCGAGATGTTCCGCGTCCACCAGGGCATGTCGAAGAAGGACGCCACGGTCAAGGCCATCGAGCTCATGGACCGGGTGAAGATCCCCGCGGCCAAGAGCCGGGTCAACGACTACCCGCACCAGTTCTCGGGCGGTATGCGCCAGCGCATCATGATCGCGATGGCGCTCGCCCTGGAGCCGGACCTGATCATCGCGGACGAGCCCACCACGGCGCTCGACGTGACGGTCCAGGCCCAGGTCATGGACCTGCTGGCGGACCTGCAGCGCGAGTACAACATGGGTCTGATCCTGATCACCCACGACCTCGGCGTCGTCGCCGACGTCGCGGACAAGATCGCCGTGATGTACGCGGGCCGCATCGTCGAGCAGGCTCCCGTCCACGAGCTGTACAAGCGCCCCGCGCACCCGTACACCCGTGGTCTGCTGGACTCGATCCCGCGCCTGGACCAGAAGGGCCAGGAGCTCTACGCGATCAAGGGTCTGCCGCCCAACCTGCTGAAGGCCCCCTCGGGCTGCGCCTTCAACCCGCGCTGCCCCAAGGCGCAGGACATCTGCCGCACCGAGATGCCGCCCCTGCTCCAGGTGACCGAGCAGGACGGCACCGAGCTGGCCGGCCGTGCCAGCGCCTGCCACTTCCGCGAGGAGCAGCTCCATGGCTGA